The following are from one region of the Pseudazoarcus pumilus genome:
- a CDS encoding lipoprotein-releasing ABC transporter permease subunit codes for MRYEVLVGLRYTRSRKRAQGRNRFISFISLVSMIGTGLGVAALIVVLSVMNGFQEELRTRILGVASHVQVVGYEGEIEDWPQVADEAMRHPDVLASAPYVQEQGMLAFDQEVRGTMVRGVLPAEEDGVADFSQYMRAGSLQALEAGRFGVVLGRDLAFALRAELGDKITLIAPQGLVTPAAVMPRVRQFEIVGIFDAGMYEYDSGLALIHMRDAQALYRLGEGVSGVRLKLDDLFAAPRVVRELASMISAPAYVTDWTRSHANFFRAVQLEKTMMTIILFLIVAVAAFNIVSTLVMAVQEKNADIAILRTLGASPRSIMSIFVLQGAIIGVVGLVGGTLGGLLLATNLDIVIPWLETVTGATLWNKEIYYIKELPSKVLPADVLTIVSLSFVLTLVATLYPSWRASRVNPAEALRYE; via the coding sequence ATGCGTTACGAAGTCCTCGTCGGCCTGCGATACACCCGCTCGCGCAAGCGCGCGCAAGGTCGCAACCGTTTCATCTCCTTCATCTCGCTGGTGTCGATGATCGGCACCGGGCTGGGCGTGGCGGCGCTGATCGTCGTCTTGTCGGTGATGAACGGTTTTCAGGAGGAGTTGCGCACGCGCATCCTCGGCGTGGCCTCGCACGTGCAGGTCGTCGGCTACGAGGGCGAGATCGAGGACTGGCCGCAGGTCGCCGACGAGGCCATGCGCCACCCCGACGTGCTCGCTTCCGCGCCCTACGTGCAGGAGCAGGGCATGCTCGCCTTCGACCAGGAGGTGCGTGGCACCATGGTGCGTGGTGTGCTGCCGGCCGAAGAGGACGGAGTCGCGGATTTTTCGCAGTACATGCGTGCCGGCAGCCTGCAAGCGCTCGAGGCCGGGCGCTTCGGCGTCGTCCTGGGCCGTGACCTGGCTTTCGCACTGCGTGCCGAACTGGGCGACAAGATCACGCTGATCGCGCCGCAGGGCCTGGTCACGCCCGCCGCGGTGATGCCGCGCGTGCGCCAGTTCGAGATCGTCGGCATCTTCGACGCCGGCATGTACGAATACGACTCCGGTCTGGCGCTGATCCACATGCGCGACGCGCAGGCGCTGTACCGCCTGGGCGAGGGTGTGAGCGGTGTCCGCCTGAAGCTCGACGACCTGTTCGCCGCGCCGCGCGTGGTGCGCGAGCTGGCATCGATGATCAGCGCGCCGGCCTATGTCACCGACTGGACGCGCAGCCACGCCAACTTCTTCCGCGCCGTGCAGCTGGAGAAGACGATGATGACCATCATCCTGTTCCTGATCGTCGCGGTCGCCGCGTTCAACATCGTGTCGACGCTGGTCATGGCGGTGCAGGAGAAGAACGCGGACATCGCCATTCTGCGCACGCTGGGCGCGAGTCCACGCTCGATCATGTCGATCTTCGTGCTGCAGGGCGCGATCATCGGCGTGGTCGGCCTGGTCGGCGGTACGCTTGGCGGCCTGCTGCTCGCGACCAATCTGGACATCGTGATCCCGTGGCTGGAGACCGTGACCGGCGCGACGCTGTGGAACAAGGAGATCTACTACATCAAGGAACTGCCCTCGAAGGTGCTGCCGGCGGACGTGCTGACGATCGTGTCGCTGTCCTTCGTGCTCACGCTGGTGGCGACGCTGTATCCGAGCTGGCGCGCCTCGCGCGTCAATCCGGCGGAGGCGCTGCGCTATGAGTGA
- the recJ gene encoding single-stranded-DNA-specific exonuclease RecJ, with amino-acid sequence MSVIQPRQTHFPIVQALVDAGVHPLLARIYAARGVRRRDELDYTLSGLIPPDALTGAHEAALLLADAIEAGARMVVVADYDCDGATACAVALRGLRAMGADVHYLVPNRFEYGYGLTPAIVELAARMEPELIITVDNGIASVEGVAAARSLGIATLITDHHLPGEALPEADVIVNPNQPGCDFPSKSLAGVGVMFYVLLALRAEMRERGVFTQRPEPNLGNLLDLVALGTVADVVKLDRNNRILVSQGLARMRGGRMQPGVRALFAAAGRDASRASSFDLGFALGPRLNAAGRLSDMSLGIECLVTDDTARALNIAQDLDRLNRERRDIEQGMQEDALARLMDFDPGETLSVSLYEPDWHQGVIGIVAGRIKEKLNRPTFAFARGQNGELKGSGRSIPDLHLRDALDLVSKRRPELLLRFGGHAAAAGVTIRDTDHAEFTAVFEDVVQELLGDTDITRRIATDGGLESAWMSLDAARLLEQDVWGHGFPAPVFSDVFRVDKQRLLKEKHLKLQVSKNGQRFDAIQFNFADAAPGQIHAAYRLSANEYNGVTSLQLMFEHFEPA; translated from the coding sequence ATGTCCGTCATCCAGCCCCGACAGACGCATTTTCCGATCGTGCAGGCCCTCGTCGATGCCGGCGTGCACCCGCTGCTCGCGCGCATCTACGCCGCACGCGGCGTCAGGCGTCGTGACGAACTCGACTACACCCTCTCCGGCCTGATCCCGCCGGACGCGCTCACCGGCGCGCACGAAGCCGCGCTTTTGCTCGCCGACGCCATCGAAGCCGGCGCGCGCATGGTCGTCGTCGCCGACTACGACTGCGACGGCGCGACCGCCTGCGCGGTGGCCCTGCGCGGCCTGCGCGCAATGGGCGCGGATGTGCACTACCTGGTGCCCAACCGTTTCGAATACGGCTACGGCCTGACGCCGGCCATCGTCGAACTGGCCGCGCGCATGGAGCCCGAGCTGATCATCACCGTCGACAACGGCATCGCCAGCGTCGAAGGCGTGGCCGCCGCGCGCAGCCTTGGCATCGCCACGCTGATCACCGACCACCACCTGCCGGGCGAGGCCCTGCCCGAGGCCGACGTGATCGTGAACCCCAACCAGCCCGGTTGTGATTTCCCCAGCAAGTCGCTGGCCGGCGTCGGCGTGATGTTCTATGTGCTGCTCGCACTGCGCGCCGAGATGCGCGAGCGCGGCGTCTTCACGCAGCGGCCAGAACCCAATCTGGGCAATCTGCTCGATCTGGTGGCGCTGGGCACGGTGGCCGATGTCGTCAAGCTCGACCGCAACAACCGCATTCTGGTTTCGCAGGGGCTGGCGCGCATGCGCGGCGGACGCATGCAGCCGGGCGTGCGTGCCCTGTTCGCCGCGGCCGGACGCGACGCCTCGCGCGCGTCGAGCTTCGACCTGGGCTTCGCGCTGGGTCCGCGCCTGAACGCCGCCGGGCGGCTCTCCGACATGAGTCTGGGCATCGAATGCCTGGTCACTGACGACACCGCCCGCGCGCTCAACATCGCGCAGGATCTCGACCGTCTCAACCGCGAGCGACGCGACATCGAGCAAGGCATGCAGGAAGACGCGCTGGCGCGTCTGATGGACTTCGACCCCGGCGAGACGCTGTCGGTCAGCCTGTACGAGCCGGACTGGCATCAGGGCGTGATCGGCATCGTCGCCGGACGCATCAAGGAAAAGCTCAACCGCCCCACCTTCGCCTTCGCACGCGGACAGAACGGCGAACTGAAGGGCTCCGGGCGCTCCATCCCCGATCTGCACCTGCGCGACGCGCTCGACCTGGTGAGCAAGCGCCGACCCGAGCTGCTGCTGCGCTTCGGTGGCCACGCGGCGGCTGCAGGCGTGACCATCCGCGACACGGACCACGCCGAATTCACCGCGGTGTTCGAGGACGTGGTGCAGGAACTGCTGGGCGACACCGACATCACGCGCCGCATCGCCACCGACGGCGGACTGGAGTCGGCCTGGATGAGCCTGGACGCGGCGCGCCTGCTCGAGCAGGACGTATGGGGTCACGGCTTTCCGGCGCCGGTGTTCAGCGACGTGTTCCGCGTCGACAAGCAGCGCCTGCTCAAGGAAAAGCACCTGAAACTGCAGGTATCGAAGAACGGCCAGCGCTTCGACGCCATCCAGTTCAACTTCGCCGACGCGGCGCCGGGCCAGATCCACGCCGCCTACCGCCTGTCGGCCAACGAGTACAACGGCGTGACCAGCCTGCAACTGATGTTCGAGCACTTCGAGCCGGCCTGA
- a CDS encoding OmpW family outer membrane protein: protein MKKVLVLAAALAAATPALAHEAGSIIVRAGAAHVAPDDSSSSIEVGGGAVPGTKATVGSDTQLGLTFAYKLTDQIGVELLAATPFSHRVGIGGVDAALGASGFDGKFAQVKHLPPTLTLQYYPMPSESRWQPYVGAGINYTTFFDEKLSGAQKANGFSGLSLSDSWGLALQVGSDYMINDRLLFNVSVWHIDIDTTARAKLGGAPVKVDVDIDPWVFMVGLGYRF from the coding sequence ATGAAGAAGGTTCTGGTTCTCGCCGCGGCACTGGCCGCCGCCACGCCCGCACTGGCCCACGAGGCCGGCAGCATCATCGTCCGCGCCGGTGCGGCCCATGTCGCCCCGGATGACAGCAGCTCCAGCATCGAGGTCGGCGGCGGCGCCGTGCCCGGCACCAAGGCCACGGTCGGCAGCGACACCCAACTCGGCCTGACCTTCGCCTACAAGCTCACCGACCAAATCGGCGTGGAACTGCTCGCGGCGACCCCGTTCAGCCATCGCGTGGGCATCGGCGGCGTCGACGCGGCGCTCGGCGCGTCCGGCTTCGACGGCAAGTTCGCCCAGGTCAAGCACCTGCCGCCGACGCTCACCCTGCAGTACTACCCGATGCCTTCGGAATCGCGCTGGCAGCCCTATGTGGGCGCCGGCATCAACTACACGACCTTCTTCGACGAAAAGCTCAGCGGCGCACAGAAGGCCAACGGCTTCTCCGGCCTGAGCCTGAGCGATTCCTGGGGTCTGGCGCTGCAGGTCGGCTCCGACTACATGATCAACGACCGGCTGCTGTTCAACGTCTCGGTGTGGCACATCGACATCGACACCACCGCGCGCGCCAAGCTCGGCGGCGCCCCGGTCAAGGTCGACGTCGACATCGATCCGTGGGTGTTCATGGTGGGGCTCGGCTACAGGTTCTGA
- the prfB gene encoding peptide chain release factor 2 (programmed frameshift) — protein sequence MEAERINALAEKLTDLADRGAELRRYLDYDEKATRLRELNLALEDPAVWNDPDRAQELGKEKRQLEDVVLVLDEIASMSRDLRELFELAEAEDDEDTIGAVETDLATMEAKVLNLEFRRMFSNPMDPSPCFVEIQAGAGGTEAQDWAGILERMYLRYCERKGFTTELLEESEGEVAGIKSATFKVDGDHAYGFLRTETGIHRLVRKSPFDSNARRHTSFCSVFVYPEVDDSIEIEINPADLRVDTYRASGAGGQHINKTDSAIRITHEPTGIVVQCQNDRSQHKNRAAAMAMLKARLYESELRKRQTEQQALEDSKSDIGWGHQIRSYVLDQSRIKDLRTNFEVGNTQAVLDGDLDDFIAASLKQGV from the exons ATGGAAGCCGAACGCATCAACGCCCTCGCCGAGAAACTCACCGACCTCGCGGATCGCGGGGCGGAACTGCGGAGGTATCTT GACTACGACGAGAAGGCAACCCGGCTGCGTGAGCTGAACCTCGCGCTCGAGGATCCGGCGGTCTGGAACGACCCTGATCGCGCGCAGGAACTGGGCAAGGAAAAGCGCCAGCTCGAGGACGTCGTGCTCGTGCTCGACGAGATCGCAAGCATGTCGCGCGACCTCAGGGAATTGTTCGAACTGGCCGAAGCCGAGGACGACGAGGACACCATAGGCGCCGTCGAGACCGATCTGGCGACGATGGAGGCCAAGGTACTCAACCTCGAGTTTCGCCGCATGTTCTCCAACCCGATGGACCCGAGCCCGTGCTTCGTCGAGATCCAGGCCGGCGCGGGCGGCACCGAGGCGCAGGACTGGGCCGGCATTCTCGAGCGCATGTATCTGCGCTACTGCGAACGCAAGGGCTTCACCACCGAATTGCTGGAGGAATCCGAAGGCGAGGTTGCCGGCATCAAGAGCGCGACCTTCAAGGTCGACGGCGACCATGCCTACGGCTTTCTGCGCACCGAGACCGGCATCCACCGCCTGGTGCGCAAGAGCCCCTTCGATTCGAACGCGCGTCGTCACACCAGCTTCTGCTCGGTGTTCGTGTATCCGGAGGTCGATGACTCGATCGAAATCGAGATCAATCCGGCCGATCTGCGCGTCGACACCTACCGCGCATCCGGCGCCGGCGGCCAGCACATCAACAAGACCGACTCGGCGATCCGCATCACGCACGAGCCCACCGGCATCGTCGTGCAGTGCCAGAACGACCGCTCGCAGCACAAGAACCGTGCCGCGGCGATGGCCATGCTCAAGGCGCGACTGTACGAGAGCGAACTGCGCAAGCGCCAGACCGAGCAGCAGGCGCTGGAAGACTCCAAGAGCGACATCGGCTGGGGGCACCAGATCCGCTCCTACGTGCTCGACCAGTCGCGCATCAAGGATCTGCGCACCAACTTCGAGGTGGGCAACACCCAGGCCGTGCTCGACGGCGACCTGGACGACTTCATCGCCGCCAGCCTCAAACAGGGCGTGTAG
- a CDS encoding c-type cytochrome: MSGMLTKAMARNVFYGGSVFFFLLFLGLTFDTVQGLPETDNRHNLTEAAARGKHIWETRNCLGCHTLLGEGAYYAPELGNVYERRGPDFIKAWMQAMPTNSPGRRQMPQFHLTEEELDDLVEFLKYTNGINTQDWPPNIEG; this comes from the coding sequence ATGAGTGGCATGCTCACCAAGGCGATGGCACGGAACGTCTTCTACGGCGGTTCCGTGTTCTTCTTTTTGCTGTTTCTGGGGCTGACTTTCGACACCGTCCAGGGTCTGCCCGAAACCGACAACCGTCACAACCTCACCGAAGCGGCCGCGCGCGGCAAGCACATCTGGGAGACGCGCAACTGCCTGGGCTGCCACACGCTGCTCGGCGAAGGCGCCTACTACGCGCCCGAGTTGGGCAACGTCTATGAGCGTCGCGGACCGGATTTCATCAAGGCCTGGATGCAGGCCATGCCGACCAACTCCCCCGGTCGTCGCCAGATGCCGCAGTTCCACCTGACCGAGGAAGAACTCGACGATCTGGTCGAATTCCTCAAGTACACCAACGGCATCAACACCCAGGACTGGCCGCCCAACATCGAGGGCTGA
- a CDS encoding cbb3-type cytochrome c oxidase subunit I — MKYTSQAVAMPYFIAAIALFVGQIVFGLIIGTQYVIGDFLFPEIPFNIARMVHTNLLIVWLLFGFMGAAYYLVPEEAETELHSPKLALALFWVFLTAGVLTILGYLFVDYNTLAEATGNNLLATMGREFLEQPLLTKIGIVVVALAFLYNISMTMLKGRKTVINIVLLIGLWGLAIFFLFAFYNPSNLVLDKYFWWWVVHLWVEGVWELIMAALLAFVLIKTTGVDREVIEKWLYVIITLALVTGIIGTGHHYFWIGTPGYWQWWGSLFSALEPLPFFAMTVFAFNMVNRRRREHPNKAAVLWALGTGVMAFLGAGVWGFLHTLAPVNYFTHGSQITAAHGHMAFYGAYVMVVIAIISYAMPILRGREANSNRAQVVEMWSFWLMTVSMVFITLFLTAAGILQVWLQRVADAPQPFMMVQDQVALFYWMRLWAGVIFGIGLVTYVVSFFVKGAPARVEVTTPQTA; from the coding sequence CTGAAATACACGTCCCAGGCCGTCGCGATGCCCTATTTCATCGCCGCCATCGCGCTGTTCGTGGGCCAGATCGTGTTCGGCCTGATCATCGGCACGCAATATGTCATCGGGGATTTCCTGTTCCCCGAGATCCCCTTCAATATCGCCCGCATGGTGCACACCAATCTGCTCATCGTATGGCTGCTGTTCGGCTTCATGGGTGCGGCCTACTACCTCGTGCCCGAGGAAGCCGAGACCGAGCTGCACAGCCCGAAACTGGCGCTGGCGCTGTTCTGGGTGTTTTTGACCGCAGGCGTGCTGACCATCCTCGGCTACCTGTTCGTCGACTACAACACGCTCGCTGAGGCCACTGGCAACAATCTGCTCGCCACCATGGGGCGCGAGTTCCTCGAGCAGCCGCTGCTGACCAAGATCGGCATCGTCGTCGTCGCGCTCGCCTTCCTCTACAACATCAGCATGACCATGCTCAAGGGCCGCAAGACGGTCATCAACATCGTGCTGCTGATCGGTCTGTGGGGGCTGGCGATCTTCTTTCTGTTCGCCTTCTACAACCCGTCCAACCTGGTGCTCGACAAGTACTTCTGGTGGTGGGTGGTGCACCTGTGGGTGGAAGGCGTGTGGGAACTGATCATGGCCGCGCTGCTCGCCTTCGTGCTGATCAAGACCACCGGCGTCGACCGCGAAGTGATCGAGAAATGGCTGTACGTGATCATCACGCTGGCATTGGTCACCGGCATCATCGGCACCGGCCACCATTACTTCTGGATCGGTACGCCGGGCTACTGGCAGTGGTGGGGCTCGCTGTTCTCGGCGCTCGAGCCGCTGCCCTTCTTCGCCATGACGGTGTTCGCCTTCAACATGGTCAACCGTCGTCGCCGCGAGCATCCCAACAAGGCGGCCGTGCTGTGGGCGCTGGGTACCGGCGTGATGGCCTTCCTGGGTGCCGGCGTATGGGGCTTCCTGCACACCCTGGCCCCGGTGAACTACTTCACCCACGGCTCGCAGATCACCGCGGCACACGGTCACATGGCCTTCTACGGTGCCTACGTGATGGTGGTCATCGCCATCATCAGCTATGCCATGCCGATCCTGCGCGGACGCGAGGCCAACAGCAATCGCGCACAGGTGGTGGAGATGTGGAGCTTCTGGCTGATGACCGTATCGATGGTCTTCATCACGCTGTTCCTGACCGCCGCCGGCATCCTGCAGGTATGGCTGCAGCGCGTCGCCGATGCCCCGCAGCCCTTCATGATGGTGCAGGACCAGGTCGCACTGTTCTACTGGATGCGACTGTGGGCCGGCGTGATCTTCGGCATCGGTCTGGTGACCTATGTGGTGAGCTTCTTCGTCAAGGGCGCACCGGCGCGCGTCGAGGTCACCACCCCGCAGACCGCGTGA
- a CDS encoding cytochrome c oxidase subunit 3 family protein, giving the protein MTRPLTLPRSDDQPACELRLAGDLAIWFFILAELLVFGLFFAAYAFARSADVEAFTLQQAALDRDAGAINTVLLLTSSYFVVRAVQAAATDHSAIAARWLLAAIGCGTGFVAVKSAEYASAYAAGISLSSSTFHMFYLSLTFFHFMHVLLGLVILVALWNNARAGRYNRRELHGMETGAAYWHMVDLVWLVLFPLVYVMR; this is encoded by the coding sequence ATGACAAGGCCACTGACCCTGCCCCGTTCCGACGACCAGCCCGCCTGCGAGCTCCGGCTGGCCGGCGATCTTGCGATCTGGTTCTTCATCCTCGCCGAACTGCTGGTCTTCGGCCTGTTCTTCGCCGCCTACGCCTTTGCGCGCTCGGCCGACGTCGAGGCCTTCACGCTGCAGCAGGCCGCGCTCGACCGCGATGCCGGCGCCATCAACACCGTGCTGCTGCTCACATCGAGCTATTTCGTCGTGCGTGCGGTGCAGGCCGCCGCGACCGACCACAGCGCCATTGCCGCGCGCTGGCTGCTCGCCGCCATCGGCTGCGGCACCGGCTTCGTCGCGGTCAAGTCCGCCGAATACGCGTCGGCCTACGCCGCCGGCATCAGCCTGTCGTCCTCGACCTTCCACATGTTCTACCTGTCGCTGACCTTCTTCCACTTCATGCATGTGCTGCTGGGGCTGGTGATTCTGGTGGCGCTGTGGAACAACGCCCGCGCCGGCCGCTACAACCGCCGCGAACTGCACGGCATGGAAACCGGCGCGGCCTACTGGCACATGGTCGATCTGGTGTGGCTGGTGCTGTTTCCGCTGGTCTATGTGATGAGGTAA
- a CDS encoding cytochrome C oxidase subunit IV family protein translates to MTAHATPQRATLIWLFLLAATAVAWWLGETGAAGPAIFAMLFGFALVKGALILLDYMALRHAPLLWRALTLGWLIAVIALIALAYWRGLTP, encoded by the coding sequence ATGACCGCACACGCCACCCCGCAACGCGCGACCCTGATCTGGCTGTTCCTGCTCGCCGCCACCGCAGTGGCCTGGTGGCTCGGCGAAACCGGCGCGGCCGGCCCGGCCATCTTCGCCATGCTGTTCGGTTTCGCTCTGGTCAAGGGGGCGCTGATCCTGCTCGACTACATGGCCCTGCGCCATGCCCCGCTGCTGTGGCGCGCGCTCACCCTGGGATGGCTGATCGCCGTCATCGCACTCATCGCGCTTGCTTACTGGAGAGGTCTGACCCCATGA
- a CDS encoding CbbQ/NirQ/NorQ/GpvN family protein, protein MNAPVPALATPFYAPVADEIEIFEHAWKNRLPLLIKGPTGVGKTRFVAHMAARLNLPLYTVSCHDDLTAADLVGRHLIGDGETVWCDGPLTRAVREGGICYLDEVVEARKDTTVVLHPLADDRRILPLERTGELIEAPPSFMLVVSYNPGYQNLLKGMKPSTRQRFVSLRFDFPTAEHEQSVIIGETGCTPELAQKLTSIARALRTLTEHDLEEAASTRLLIYAAQMVRSGLAPRTACRVAIVESLTDDPEVADALNEIVAANLGA, encoded by the coding sequence ATGAACGCCCCCGTCCCCGCACTCGCAACCCCGTTCTACGCGCCGGTCGCCGACGAGATCGAGATCTTCGAGCACGCCTGGAAGAATCGCCTGCCGCTGCTCATCAAGGGTCCCACCGGCGTGGGCAAGACACGCTTCGTCGCGCACATGGCCGCAAGGCTGAACCTGCCGCTGTACACCGTGTCCTGCCACGACGACCTGACCGCCGCCGACCTGGTCGGCCGCCACCTCATCGGCGACGGCGAGACGGTGTGGTGCGACGGCCCGCTGACCCGCGCCGTGCGCGAGGGCGGCATCTGCTACCTCGACGAAGTGGTCGAGGCGCGCAAGGACACCACCGTGGTGCTGCACCCACTGGCGGATGATCGCCGCATCCTCCCGCTGGAGCGCACCGGCGAGCTGATCGAGGCGCCGCCGTCCTTCATGCTGGTGGTGTCCTACAACCCCGGCTACCAGAACCTGCTCAAGGGCATGAAGCCCTCGACGCGCCAGCGTTTCGTCAGCTTGCGCTTCGACTTCCCCACCGCCGAGCACGAGCAGTCGGTCATCATCGGCGAGACCGGCTGCACGCCCGAACTGGCGCAGAAGCTCACGTCCATTGCACGCGCACTGCGCACCCTGACCGAGCACGACCTCGAGGAAGCGGCGAGTACGCGATTGCTGATCTACGCCGCGCAGATGGTGCGCAGCGGACTCGCGCCGCGCACGGCCTGCCGAGTCGCCATCGTCGAGAGCCTCACCGACGACCCCGAGGTGGCCGACGCACTGAACGAAATCGTCGCGGCGAACCTGGGGGCATGA
- a CDS encoding 4Fe-4S binding protein: MNTAARRIIPIATETTARHARIQRSRLIARAGFFALFVLAPVFDLLRYDLVAGHAWFLGMEWRIGLDDFMAGRIGALEAAGNLFLRLFVPLFGGAALFLWVAWKWGRVYCGWLCPHFSVVETVNNLMRRASGKPSVWEKAPITPWKPNGTRIRPDARWWFAVLPAAVGFAFLWAVALLTYLLPPDEVWGNVFRLEPTRNQAIFLTAATVVLSAEFLFARHLFCRYACAVGLFQSLAWMGNRDAMVVGFKRERAADCASCLPDRSAACEAACPMRLKPRNIKRLMFTCTQCAQCLQACATTQADNPNGPLLEWVSREAARQNEAGFRSHWN, translated from the coding sequence ATGAACACCGCTGCGCGCCGCATCATCCCCATCGCCACCGAGACGACCGCGCGCCACGCGCGCATCCAGCGCTCGCGCCTGATCGCTCGGGCGGGTTTTTTCGCGCTGTTCGTGCTCGCGCCGGTGTTCGATCTGTTGCGCTACGACCTCGTCGCCGGCCACGCCTGGTTTCTCGGCATGGAATGGCGCATCGGCCTCGACGACTTCATGGCCGGGCGCATCGGCGCGCTGGAAGCGGCCGGCAACCTGTTCCTGCGCCTGTTCGTGCCGCTGTTCGGCGGCGCCGCGCTGTTCCTGTGGGTGGCTTGGAAATGGGGCCGCGTGTATTGCGGCTGGCTGTGTCCGCACTTCTCGGTGGTGGAGACCGTCAACAACCTCATGCGCCGCGCCAGCGGCAAGCCCAGCGTATGGGAGAAGGCGCCGATCACGCCGTGGAAGCCCAACGGCACGCGCATCCGCCCCGACGCGCGCTGGTGGTTCGCCGTGCTGCCGGCGGCGGTCGGTTTCGCCTTCCTGTGGGCGGTGGCGCTGCTGACCTATCTGCTGCCGCCGGATGAGGTGTGGGGCAATGTCTTCCGGCTCGAACCCACGCGCAACCAGGCCATCTTCCTGACCGCCGCCACCGTCGTGCTGAGCGCCGAGTTCCTGTTCGCGCGGCATCTGTTCTGCCGCTACGCCTGCGCCGTCGGCCTGTTTCAGAGCCTGGCCTGGATGGGCAACCGCGACGCCATGGTGGTCGGCTTCAAGCGCGAACGCGCCGCCGACTGCGCCTCCTGCCTGCCCGACCGCTCCGCCGCCTGCGAGGCCGCCTGCCCGATGCGGCTCAAGCCGCGCAACATCAAGCGCCTGATGTTCACCTGCACGCAATGCGCGCAATGCCTGCAGGCCTGCGCCACCACCCAGGCCGACAACCCGAACGGCCCGCTGCTCGAATGGGTCAGCCGTGAGGCGGCAAGGCAGAACGAGGCGGGCTTCCGCTCGCACTGGAATTGA